CGGCCTTGCGCTGTAAGGCTAGCAACTCGTCCTGCGGGTAGGTCCAGCGCATCGAGGAGATCGCGGTTCCGGGCGTGCTGACCAGGCGCACGTGATAGGCACGCCGATCAGTGGTGATCACGAGGTTGGTAATGAGCCCGGCCGCGAAGGGCTTGACCAGAACATGCGTCTGCCGGGTCTCGCCCGCCCCGCTGGTGGTATCGCCGATCACCCAGCGGGCGGTGTCGCCGCTGGCGACGGCAACCAGCGCCTCGCCCGGTTGGAGGGCAAGGTCGGTAACGAGCCCAGGAGCGACATAGCCTTCGAAGATCGCGCTCTCCGCATAAGCATAGACATGGGCACCGGCGACGAACCCGCCAGCGGTGGGGCGCACGGTGGCTGCGCCGGTGGCTGCGGCCACCTGCTGCACCGATGTCTGCGCTAGGGCGGGGCTCGCAAGCGCGAGGCCGGCGCATGCCGGCAAGAAGGCAAGGTTCATCGTTTCGTCTCCTGGCGGTTGGATGGCTGCACGCGGCCGGTCGGATCGAGCGGAGATCCGACCGGGATGTTGGCGGGCGATGGAGCCAGCGCAGGCGTTGTTGGCCGTGCCTGTGCCGGTGCGCGTTGGGGCTGGGTCGTGTCGAGTTCGCGGCTCCAGTCGATGGCATCGACGTAGATACCCAGCGGATTGCGGCGCACCACTTCGGCCGATGCGGGCGGCCGCGTTACGATCGTGAGGATTGCCGTCCAGCGGCTGGTGCCCGCTTCCGAACCGCGCTCATAGGCGGTCTCCGCCCATTTGACCTGGAACGAGGTATCGGACGCGCGCACGATGCTCGTCACCTGAACCGAGACCGAGCGCTCGCCGACTTGTGCGAACGGTGCCGCGCTGCGGGCATATTCGCCCAGGAACTGCGCGCCGCGCCGGGTCGTGAAATCGTAGGCCTCGAGCCAGTCGCGCCGCATGAGCACCGGGTCGAGCGACACCGAGCGCACGCTGGTGACGAAGCGGGCCAGCTGCCATGCGACCTGGGGATCGCTAGGATGGTAGGCCACCTCGGCCGGCTGGACCGCCCGGGCTTCGCCAAGCCGGTCGACTTCAACGACGTAAGGCGTGACCC
The DNA window shown above is from Novosphingobium sp. P6W and carries:
- the trbG gene encoding P-type conjugative transfer protein TrbG; amino-acid sequence: MNLAFLPACAGLALASPALAQTSVQQVAAATGAATVRPTAGGFVAGAHVYAYAESAIFEGYVAPGLVTDLALQPGEALVAVASGDTARWVIGDTTSGAGETRQTHVLVKPFAAGLITNLVITTDRRAYHVRLVSTPGTAISSMRWTYPQDELLALQRKADTAQAALPVAAGIAVERLHFNYAILGDRPAWKPLRAFDDGTRTYIEFPASLGQGEAPPLFVTGAEGKAELVNYRQRDRYYVVDRLFDAAELRLGLKKQQVVRILRVAAPKLRRGA
- the trbF gene encoding conjugal transfer protein TrbF, translated to MFFKRSLQRYGRTPPPETPYQRAGQLWDERIGSARVQARSWRLMAFGCLALTMGTSGALAWQSVQSRVTPYVVEVDRLGEARAVQPAEVAYHPSDPQVAWQLARFVTSVRSVSLDPVLMRRDWLEAYDFTTRRGAQFLGEYARSAAPFAQVGERSVSVQVTSIVRASDTSFQVKWAETAYERGSEAGTSRWTAILTIVTRPPASAEVVRRNPLGIYVDAIDWSRELDTTQPQRAPAQARPTTPALAPSPANIPVGSPLDPTGRVQPSNRQETKR